In the Clostridium sp. 'White wine YQ' genome, AATATTTTACATATTAAAAGGGTGAATGGTGTATGCATTTATTAAGAGCAACACCATTCACCTTTAAGTTATTGTAATTTATTTACCCAATCGTTAGAAGATGCATCTGATGGCATTCTCCAGTCTCCTCTAGGTGATAAGGAGATTGTACCTACTTTTGGACCATCAGGTAAGGCACTTCTTTTGAATTGTTGAGAGAAAAATCTATTTATAAATTTACTAAGCCATTTCTTTATAGTTTCTTCATCATAATCGTCTTTAAAGGCTTCCTTAGCTAAGAATAAAATTCTCTCAGGAGTAGAGCCATGTCTTATGAAATGATATAAGAAAAAGTCATGTAGTTCATAAGGACCAACTATGTCTTCAGTTTTTTGAGCAATTTCACCTTTATCATCTTTAGGTAATAGCTCAGGGGAAACAGGTGTATCTAATATGTCTAAAAGAGTATCCTTAACTTCTTTAGTTGATTCATAATCAGCTACATATTTAACCAAATATCTTACTAAAGTTTTTGGTATTGATGTATTAACGGCATACATGCTCATATGATCACCATTATATGTGCACCAGCCTAAGGCTAATTCAGACAAATCTCCAGTTCCAATTAATATACCACCTTCTTTATTTGCGATATCCATAAGTATTTGAGTTCTTTCTCTTGCTTGAACATTTTCATAAGTTACATCATGTTTATTTTTATCATGACCTATATCTTCAAAATGTTTTAAGCAAGCATCTACGATGTTGATTTCTCTTAGGTCGCAATTAAGTTCTCTGCATAAAGTCAGAGCATTATTGTATGTTCTATCTGTGGTTCCAAATCCAGGCATTGTTATTGTAATAATATTTTTTGAATCTAAACCTAATAATTTAAAGGTTTTAACAATAACCAAAAGTGCTAGAGTAGAATCTAATCCTCCAGAAATTCCAATAACAGCTTTATTTGAATATGTATGTTCTAGCCTTTTAGCTAATGCAGATGCCTGAATATTAAATATTTCTTTACATCTAAATTCTCTCTCTATATCTGAGGAAGGGACAAATGGATGTTTTGCAATATAACGATTAAAATTAGAAATTTTAGTATTCTTATACTGGAAACTTATTAATTCAGGTTCAAAAGGTAGTGATTTATAGGAATCTCTAAAACTAATATTTTTAGTTCTTTCTGAATTTAATTTAAATAGATCGATAAAACTATAAACAATTTCGTTTTCCCTTTGGAAACGTTCATTTTCAATTAATGTTGAACCATATTCACTTATTAATAAATGCCCTGAGAAAAGTAAATCTGTTGAAGATTCATATACTCCAGACGAAGAGTATATATAACCGCTCATACAACGAGCACTTTGATTCTCAACTAAGGATTTTCTATAGGTGCTTTTAGATACTAATTCGTTTGAAGCTGATGGATTACAAATAATATTTGCACCGGCTAAAGAAAGATACGAAGAAGGTGGTATTGTTACCCATAGATCTTCACATATTTCAACCCCAACTTTAACATCACCACATCCAAAAATAATATTTGTTCCAAAAGGTATTTCTTTTTGAAAAGATAAATCCACTTTTTTACTAGTAACTGATAATCCCTCAGTAAACCAACGCTTTTCATAGAATTCTGTATAATTTGGGATATAAGATTTTGGAATAATTCCAAGAATTTTACCTTCAAATATAACAAAAGCACAGTTATATAATGTATAATTAACTAATAGTGGTGAACCAACTATTATCAATAAATCTTTGTTTTTTGAATTTTCGCAAATATTTTTTATTGATGAGTATGAATTTTCGATTAGATTCCATTGCGTGAATAAATCTCCACAGGTGTATGAGGTTGTGGCTAGCTCAGGAAAGACAATAATTTTAGCATTATTTGCTTCTGCTTCATTCATTTGTTTGATTATATTTTCTAAGTTATATTGCACATCTGCTACTTTGGTTTTAGGGCAAGCTGCTGCAACTTTTATAAAGTCCATTGAATCATCTCCATTTAATTTTTATATAAGTTAATTTTAAAATTTATAATTTTATCATCAGACAATTAATTAAAATTTAAATCATTTCATAAACTTATAATAATTAGAAAACTGAAGAAAATCAATGAAAAAAAGAGAAAAGATTTATATAACAAACAAAAGAGATATTAAATACCCTTTAAAAGGTTAGAAAATAATTTGTAAAATGATTTTTAATAAAGTATATTATATATATAGTTGTAAAGGAGAGGAGAAATATGGAAAGTACTTATGTGATTGTTTGGTTATTAGTCGCTATTGGATTTTTTGCCATTGATATTTTTACTTCAGCTTTTCTTTTTGTATGGTTTGGACTTGGTGCATTAATTGCTATGATAGGTGCAATACTTGGAATACCACTAGAAATTCAAATAATACTATTTTTGGTTGCAAGTTTAGTATCAACATCTTTAGGTTATCCTTGGGCAAGAAAGAGATTTAAGGTTAATGTTAAAAAAACTAAAACAAGAGACGAAGAGCAAATAGGAGCAATAGGTAAAGCCGAAAAAGATATAGTAAACGAAGGAGAAATAAAGCTTGATGGAGTTTTGTGGAAAGCTATAAATACTGGAAACAAGATAAATAAAGGGGACAGTTATAAGATTTTACAGTTTAAAGGAAATAAAATTATGATTGAAAAAGTGGAGGAGGATTTATAATGATTACACTAATTATTATTGGAGTATTGGCATTTATTTTGCTATTGATAGTTGTATCATCAATTAAAATAGTAAATACAGGTTACTTATTCGTTTTAGAGAGGTTTGGACAATTTCATAGAGTTTTAGAACCAGGTTGGCATTTTACAATACCTTTTGCTGATTTTGTTAGAAAGAAAGTTTCAACAAAGCAACAAATATTAGACATTCAGCCACAAGCTGTTATCACAAAGGATAATGTTAAAATATCAATAGACAATGTTATCTTCTACAGAGTTTTAAGCGCAAAAGATGCTGTTTATAATATAGAAGATTTTAAATCAGGTATAATTTATTCAACCATAACCAATATGAGAAATATTGTTGGAAATATGACATTAGATGAAGTATTATCTGGAAGAGATATTATTAACCAAGAACTACTTAAGGTTGTTGATGACATAACTGATGCATATGGTATAAAGATTCTATCAGTTGAAATTAAGAATATTATTCCACCAGCTGAAATTCAACAAGCTATGGAAAAGCAAATGAAGGCTGAAAGAGATAAGAGAGCTGTTATTTTGGAAGCAGAAGGAGCTAGACAATCTTCTATTGAAAGAGCAGAAGGTGAAAAGCAGTCTAAGATTTTACAAGCAGAAGCTGAAAAGCAAGCTAACATTAGAAGAGCTGAAGGTTTAAAAGAATCTCAATTATTAGAGGCTGAAGGTAAAGCTAGAGCAATTGAAGTTGTTGCAAAAGCTCAAGCAGAAGCAGTATCATTAGTTAACAGAGCTATAATTGAATCAGGTACTAATGAACAAGTTATAGCACTAAAACAAGTTGAAGCGCTTCAAGAAATGGCTAAAAACCCAGCTAATAAGCTTATTCTACCAAATGAAACTTTGTCATCATTAGGAAGTATAGCAGCTATAGCTGAAACATTGAAGAAATAAAATTGGGGACGGTTAACATTTTTTTATATAAAATTAAATGTTAACCGTCCCTTTTTATATTTGATTAACATCAAACTATTTTGTCAATACTTCGAATAAAGGAGTTGATAAAATGCCTAGATCTGCAAGAATAAAGTTATCAAATGGGTTATATCACGTCATGATAAGAAGTATTAGCGAAATAAAGCTATTTAGAAGAGATGAAGATAAGGTGGCATACCTAAAAATAGTAAGGGAACTTCAGAATACATTTAAATTCAAAATTTATAGCTATTGTCTTATGAGTACTCACGGCCATTTCATTTTAGATTCTTATGGTGCAGATATATCTAAAATAATGCATTCTATAAACTCAAAATATGCCAGATATTATAATAAAAAATATAAAAGGCATGGGCATCTATTCCAAGACAGATTTAAAAGTAAGTTAATTACAAACGATAGATATATACTCAATTTATCACTATACATACATAAGAATCCATTAGATATGAAGAAATATATGCATAGCCCAGAAAAATACAGGTTTTCTAGTTTGTCTGTGTTCCTAGGTATCAAAAGCGATGAGTTTAATATATTAGATGAAGGATACTTATTATCTATGTTAACTAATAATTTAGATGATGCTAAAAATAGATATCGAAAAATGTTTTATGTAAATGACAACTCCTTAGGTAAAATTGTGGATTTGAATAAAGATGTAAATTTATATGTAAGTGGAAGAGATCCAATTGTGAGAAAGTATGATTTTATCACCATATTAAACTTCATTGAAAGTAAATATAAGATTAGTAGGAAGCTTATAATAGCAAAATTTATCAGAGAATGTAAAAACTTCAAAGCTATTTTAATTGCAATGGTAAGATGTTTATGTAACCTGCAAATCAATCAAATATCGAAATTAATAGGTAACATTACTGATTCTAGAACATCGTATCTTGGAATTTTAGGAATAGAGCTATTAACAAATAATAAAGTTTATGAAGGATTAATAGAAGAATTTATAAAAATAAATGAACCAGTAATGGCATAATTTAAAAAGAAATACTTAATCTTAATGCATTTTAACAGGGAAAATTGTACAAGACCCTAAAATAAGATAACAGTTGTAAAAAAATAATATAATGAATAATTTGAGTGCAAATGGATATAATAATACTACTTAAGGGCTACGTAGGTCCAACCATTGGAATATATCCAATGGTATTTTTTTATGAAATTTACTCGATTAATAATGTATTCAAGTAATAAATATGTATAAGATTAATGAAATTTGATATAATCAATCTAATAAATTGTTTTTGAAGGAGCAGAATGATGAAAGGTCTTACATGTGAAATATCTTTAAATAATGTTGAACATAATTTAAATCTTGTAAAAAAATTAAATGGTGAAAAAAAAGTGATAGGTGTAATTAAGGCAAATGCTTATGGTCTTGGCCTTGAAGGAATTTCCGATTTCTTAAAGGACAAGGTAGACTATCTAGCAGTAGCAGAACTTGATGAAGCTAAAAGAATATCACAAGATGTGGAAGTATTGATATTAAGTCCCCTTGTAAAAGAAGAGGATTTCCTAATTGACCAAGATAATATTATTTTTACAATAGATAATGAAGAGTTAATTGATAAAATCCCAGAAAATAAGGATCTTAAAGTTCACATATACGTTGATACTGGCATGAATAGAATGGGAATTAAACCTGAAAATTTGGACAAGGTAATTGATAAATTAAATGTTAACCGTCCCCAAGTTTTAGTTCACGGTATTTATACTCATTTACATAATACTAAAAATGTTAAGTATACACTTAAGCAAATTAGTGTATTTAAGAAAGCTTGCGAAAAGTATATTGGAAAAATTCCTGTGATTCATGCTCTTAATTCTTCCGGAAGCATAAATGATGAGATAAGAAATGCTTGTGATTTTACTAATGCGGTTAGAGTTGGAAATATACTTTATGGTTATGATGGTTTAGATAAGGGCTTTAAGAAGACGTATAATTATTATGCAGAAATAATTAACATTTGTGAAGTTAAAGCTGGAGAGCATGTTGGATATAGTTGCGTATATAAAGCTAAAAGAAATATGAAGGTTGGAGTTTTAGGTATTGGAAATATAGAACATATAGGTTTTAGCAGAGATGTTAAACATAATATTTTTTATGATTTGTTAAAAGTAATTTATAATCATATAAAATATAGACCAATTATATTTTCTAAGAATGGTGGAATTAGAATAGTTAGTAAACCTAATATGAATATTACTTTAGTGGACGCAACTAATCTGGATAAAAATGAAAAGCTTAGAATAGAAATATCCCCTATATTGGCTGAAAGTAGCATACCTAAGATTTACAAATACGAACAATAAAATCTAAAATTGCGTTTATAATTCGACATATAACGAAAGAAATGTTAAAAAAACTTAATATAGTTGACAATTACAAAAACAGATGGTAATCTAAGGATGTAAAGGGCGAATGATTTTTGAAAGTTTACAGAAATCATTCGAGCAATGATGTATCCCTTTGACTTAGAAATAGTCACTTGGGATTTTCCCAAGTGTTTTTTTTTACATTTATAAAGAAGTTATAAATTTAATTTGGAGGTTAGCCACAATGTCTAATGTAAAAACTGTTTTTGTTGAGAAGAAGAAGGGGTTTGACGTAGAGGCAAAAGGTTTATTTGAAGATTTCAAAACTAACTTATCAATAAAAACTATAGAAAAAGTTAGGGTATTGAACAAATATACCATAGGTAATCTTTCAGATGAATATGAGGCTAAAGCTATTAGCTCAATTTTTTCTGAACCAATGGTAGATGAAGTATTAGTAGGAGAATTAAACTTAGGTAAAGAAGAATGGGCGTTTTGTGTGGAGTATCTTCCAGGACAATATGATCAAAGAGCAGCTTCAGCAGAAGAATGTTATGAAATACTAACGGCAGGTGAAAAAATAAAAGTTAAATCTGCTAAGGTAGTAATAATATATGGAAACTTAACTAAAGAGGAAAAAGATAAAATAAAAGGTTACTACATTAATCCAGTAGATTCAAGAGAAGTAGAAATAAATTCTAAAGAAATCTTTTCAGAATACTTAGTTCCAGAGGATGTTAAGGTATTAGATAACTTTATAAGCCTTACAGAAAATGAGATTAAAGCACTTCACGAGGAACTTTCCCTAGCCATGAGCCTAGCGGATCTTAAATTAGTTCAATCATATTTTATACAAGAAAAAAGAAATCCAACTATAACTGAAATAAAAGTGATTGACACTTATTGGTCTGATCATTGTAGACATACAACATTCTTAACCAATATCACAAAGGTTGAAATAGAAGATGGAACATATAATCAAGCATTGATTAATAGTTTTGAAGAATATAAAAAATCTAGAAATTTTGTTTATGGAGAAAATCCTAGAGATATTAACTTAATGGATATCGCAGTTCTTGCAGCTAAAGAGTTAAGAAAGAAAGGATTATTAACTGATTTAGATGAATCAGAGGAAATCAACGCATGCTCAATAAAAGCAAAAGTTGAAACAGATAAAGGCGTTGTTGATTATTTAATAATGTTTAAAAATGAAACTCACAACCACCCAACTGAAATAGAACCATTTGGTGGTGCAGCTACTTGTTTAGGTGGAGCTATAAGAGATCCATTATCAGGAAGAAGTTACGTATATCAAGCAATGAGAGTAACTGGTGCTGGAGATCCAACTGAACATATTGAGGATACGTTAAAGGGTAAGCTTCCTCAAAGAACTATTACATTAGGGGCAGCTCATGGGTATAGCTCATATGGAAATCAAATAGGACTAGCTACAGGTCAGGTAGCAGAACTTTATCATAATAATTATAAAGCAAAGAGATTAGAGATTGGTGCAGTTATTGGGGCAGCGCCGATGGAGAATGTAAGAAGAGAAAGACCTGTTAAAGGCGATATAATAATACTTCTAGGTGGAAGAACAGGTAGAGATGGACTAGGCGGAGCAACTGGGTCATCTAAAGAGCACACAGAAGAATCAATAAATATATGTGGAGCTGAGGTTCAAAAGGGTAATGCTCCTACAGAAAGAAAAATTCAAAGGCTATTTAGAAATAAAGAAGTATCTACATTAATAAAAAGATGTAATGATTTTGGAGCTGGTGGAGTATCAGTTGCAATTGGAGAATTAAGTGAAGGGTTAGATATAAATTTAGATAAAGTTCCAAAGAAATACGATGGGCTTGATGGAACAGAACTTGCAATATCAGAATCACAAGAGAGAATGGCCGTGGTTGTTGATAAAAACGATGTTGAAAAGTTTATTAATTTCTCAAACGAAGAAAACTTAGAGGCAACAGTTGTTGCAGAAGTTACAGATGAAAAAAGACTAAGAATGTACTGGAGAGATAAATTAATTGTTGATCTTAAAAGGGAATTCTTAGATACAAATGGCACAAAATCATACACAGAAGTTAAGGTAGATTTACCAAAGGAACCACTTAATGTGTTTAATAAAGAGATAAAAGGTAGCATTAAGGAGAATTGGCTTAAGACTTTAGGCAGTCTAAATGTAGCATCTCAAAAGGGTTTAGTTGATAGATTTGATTCTACTATTGGATCATTAACAGTTTTAATGCCATTTGGAGGAGTGAACCAAATTACTCCAGCAGAAGGTATGGCAGCAAAAATTCCAGTTCAAGGTGGAGAATCAAAGGATGCGACTTTAATGGCTTATGGTTTTAACCCTGAACTAGGACTATGGAGCCCATTCCACATGGGATATTATGCAGTTATAGAATCCCTTACTAAACTAGTTTCAATGGGAGGGGATTATAGAAAATCCCACTTAACATTCCAAGAATATTTTGAAAGACTAGGAGTGGCAAAAGAAAGATGGGGTAAACCTTTTGCAGCTTTACTTGGAGCATTTAAAGTACAAAAAGACTTATCACTAGCTGCAATTGGTGGAAAAGATTCTATGTCAGGTAGTTTTGGTGACTTAGATGTACCACCAACCTTAACATCTTTTGCAGTTGCAATAGAAAAAGCTGAAAATGTAATTTCACCAGAGTTTAAAGAGGTTAACTCAAAACTTGTACTTATAAAAACAGACAGAATTCAAGATGAAACCTTAAACTTAGAGCAATATATTTCAAATATGAACAAGTTAGTAGATCTAATTAAATCGAAGAAGGTTATTTCAGCATTTACATTAAAATTTGGTGGTGTTTCAGAAGCTGTTTCGAAGATGGCTTTTGGAAATAAGATTGGAGCTAAATTATCAAATTTGAACAATCAGGAATTATTCGGCTTAAATCCAGGTTCAGTATTAGTAGAAATTAAGGCGGAAGATTTTAATGAAGATTTACTAAAAGGATGTAACTATAAGATTCTCGGAGAAACAATAAGAGAAAATCAAATAGTTATAGAAAATGAAGTATTAAAATTAGATGACCTATTAGCAGTATGGAGAAATAAATTAGAAGGTGTATTTAAGAGTGAGACTTCTAAAGTTTCTGAAGAAGAAGTTAAGCTTCCAGAAATTAAGAAATCAATTAGTTCACCTGTAATAAAGACAGCAAAACCTAAGGTTATAATTCCAGTATTCCCGGGGAATAACTGTGAAGATGATTGTGAAAGAGCCTTTAATAAAGCTGGAGGAGAGGCAACGCAATTCCTATTTAAGAACCTAACAAAGGAAATGCTTGTTGAATCTATAGAAACTTTAGAAAAAGAAATTAGAAAATCTCAGATAATTATGATACCTGGCGGTTTCTCAGCAGCTGACGAACCTGATGGATCAGGAAAATTTATAGCAACTGTATTTAGAAATGAAAGAATAAAAGATGCAGTAATGGATCTATTAAATAATAGAGATGGATTAATTATTGGTATATGCAATGGCTTTCAAGCACTAGTTAAACTCGGCTTAGTTCCTTATGGAGAAATTAGAGAAATGAATTCTGAAATGCCAACATTAACCTACAATAATATAGGAAGACATATGAATTCACTTGTTAGAACAAAGATTTCCTCTAAACTCTCACCATGGTTCTCAGAAGTAAATCTTGGGGAAATTCATACAGTTCCAATATCTCATGGGGAAGGAAGATTTGTAGCTTCAGAGGAAGTGCTTCAAGAGATGATTAAAAATGGACAAATTGCAACTCAATATGTTGATTTAGATGGACGTGTATCATTGAACATGCCATACAATCCAAATGGTTCTGTTCTTGGAATAGAAGGAATTACTTCTCCTGATGGAAGAGTTTTAGGGAAAATGGCTCATTCAGAGAGAATCTCAACTAATGTATATAGAAATGTACCTGGAGATTTTGACCAAAAAATATTCCAGGGTGGAATAAATTACTTTAAATAATAAAATGCAATTAAATTAGGGGGTTAACAATGAAGGTAGCAATCTTTTTTGGAAGTAAATCAGACATGGATGTAATGAAAGGTGCAGCAAATGCTTTAAAGGAATTTAATATTGAGTATAAAGCATACGTACTTTCAGCTCATAGAGTACCAGAAAAATTAACAGAGGTATTAAATGAGGTTCAAGAAAAGGGATGTGAAGTAATAATTGCTGGGGCAGGACTTGCAGCACATCTTCCAGGAGTAATAGCATCACAAACTACATTACCAGTAATAGGAGTTCCTATAAAAGGAGCTGTAGAAGGACTAGATGCACTATTTTCAATAGTACAAATGCCTAAGTCTATTCCAGTTGCAACAGTTGGAATAAATAATAGCTACAATGCTGGAATGCTTGCAGTGCAAATACTTTCTATTAAGTATCCAGAAGTAAAAGAAGCATTAAATAGTTTTAGAACTGAAATGAAAAGAAAATTTATAGAAGAAAATGGAGAAGGAGTGGAACTATAATGGAAAAATTAGAAATGATGTATGAAGGAAAAGCAAAAAAGATTTACGCTACTGATAAGGCTGATGAGGTAATAGTTTATTACAAGGATGATGCAACTGCATTTAATGGAGAAAAGAAAGGAAGCATAGAAGATAAGGGAGCATTAAACAATGCAATTACTTCTATTATATTTGAATTATTAAATGAAAAGGGAGTAAAGACTCACTTTATTAAACAATTAAATGAAAGAGAACAATTATGCAAGAAGGTTGAAATAGTACCACTTGAAGTAATTGTTAGAAATGTTGCAGCTGGAAGTATGGCAAAAAGATTAGGTTTAGAAGAAGGTTTTGAACTTAAAACTACAGTTTATGAATTAAGCTATAAGGATGATTCCCTTGGAGACCCGTTAATAAATGATTTCCACGCAGTAGGAATTGGGGCTACAACTTTTGAAGAATTAGATAAAATTTATGAAATTACTAGAAAAGTAAATGAATTATTAAAAGAATTCTTCTTAAAATTAAACATTAAGCTAATCGACTTTAAATTAGAATTTGGAAGATATAATGGAGAAATTCTTTTAGCTGATGAAGTATCACCTGATACATGCAGATTCTGGGATGCTTCAACAAACGAAAAGTTAGATAAAGATAGATTTAGAAGAGATTTAGGAAATGTTAAAGATGCTTATGTTGAAATATTAAACAGAATAAAGAATGAGAAATAAAAGTGAGGTTTGATTAATGTTAATAGATCCAAATGTTGATAAGTTCAAAGAAGAATGCGGTGTATTTGGAGTATATACAAAAGGCGGAGTAGACGTAGCTAGGCTAACATATTACGGATTATATGCTCTTCAACATAGGGGACAAGAAAGTGCTGGAATCGCTGTAGGAGATGGAGAAAAAATATCGTTGCACAAGGACTTAGGTCTATTAACTGAAGCTTTCAGTGAAGAAGACTTAAACAAACTTAAAGGAAACGTGGCAATTGGACATGTTAGATATTCAACAACAGGAGCAACAAAGGTTGAAAATGCTCAACCCTTACTTTCTAATTATAAGCTTGGTTCAATTGCAGTAGCTCATAATGGAAATTTAGTAAATGTTGATGTGCTAAGAGGACTATTAGAAGATGTAGGATATGTATTTGATACTACAATTGATACAGAGGTTGTAATAAGTCTTATCGCAAGAGGAGCAAGTAAAGGCATAGAAAGTGCTGTTTATAATGCTATAGGTGCAATAAAAGGTTCCTTTGCCATGGTTATATCTACTAAGGATAAGCTTATTGGGGTAAGAGATCCATATGGAATAAGACCCTTAGCATTAGGAAAAATTGATGAAGGATACGTGTTAACATCTGAAAGCTGCGCATTTGATTCAACAGGAGCTGAATTTATAAGAGATATCGAACCGGGTGAAATAGTTATTATAGATGAAAATGGAGTAAAAAGCATAAGATACTCAGAAAAAACTGGGGGACATACATGTGCTTTTGAGTATATTTATTTTGCAAGACCAGATTCAGTAATAGATGGAATTAATGTTCATCAGTCAAGGGTAAGAGCAGGAGAACAACTATATAAAGAATCACCAATTGAGGCTGATGTAGTAATTGGGGTGCCTGATTCAGGAATACCTGCTGCGGTTGGATATTCTAAAGCCTCAGGAATACCTTTTGATATGGGATTTGTTAAAAATAGATATGTAGGCAGAACATTTATAACTCCAAACCAAGAACTTAGAGAGAGAGCAGTTTCTGTAAAACTAAATCCTCTAAAGTGCAATGTTGAGGGGA is a window encoding:
- the purC gene encoding phosphoribosylaminoimidazolesuccinocarboxamide synthase, which codes for MEKLEMMYEGKAKKIYATDKADEVIVYYKDDATAFNGEKKGSIEDKGALNNAITSIIFELLNEKGVKTHFIKQLNEREQLCKKVEIVPLEVIVRNVAAGSMAKRLGLEEGFELKTTVYELSYKDDSLGDPLINDFHAVGIGATTFEELDKIYEITRKVNELLKEFFLKLNIKLIDFKLEFGRYNGEILLADEVSPDTCRFWDASTNEKLDKDRFRRDLGNVKDAYVEILNRIKNEK
- the purF gene encoding amidophosphoribosyltransferase; this translates as MLIDPNVDKFKEECGVFGVYTKGGVDVARLTYYGLYALQHRGQESAGIAVGDGEKISLHKDLGLLTEAFSEEDLNKLKGNVAIGHVRYSTTGATKVENAQPLLSNYKLGSIAVAHNGNLVNVDVLRGLLEDVGYVFDTTIDTEVVISLIARGASKGIESAVYNAIGAIKGSFAMVISTKDKLIGVRDPYGIRPLALGKIDEGYVLTSESCAFDSTGAEFIRDIEPGEIVIIDENGVKSIRYSEKTGGHTCAFEYIYFARPDSVIDGINVHQSRVRAGEQLYKESPIEADVVIGVPDSGIPAAVGYSKASGIPFDMGFVKNRYVGRTFITPNQELRERAVSVKLNPLKCNVEGKRVILIDDSIVRGTTSRHLIEALRKAGATEVHFRVASPAVKFPCYFGIDTPYRKELIGANKTVEEISDIVGCDTLAYLSIDGLISSLGKNSINGFCIGCLNGKYPVSTPIETSKDYLER